One Carassius auratus strain Wakin chromosome 3, ASM336829v1, whole genome shotgun sequence genomic region harbors:
- the LOC113050331 gene encoding cyclin-dependent kinase 6-like, translating into MDDSCRESSDYEILAEIGQGAYGKVYKARERRGQQRFIAVKRLNIPEEPESGIPQFVIREVALLRKIEHFNHPNIVKLLNVSTGWQNQKLDLTLVFEYIDQDLTAFLSRASEKGLARDKIKDVMRQLLSGLDFLHTNTVIHRDLKPDNVLVSCRGEVKIADFGLARIYTYHIALTPCVVTLWYRAPEVLLQSSYMSSVDMWSAGCIFAELFLLRPLFRGFTEIQQLQKIFEIIGLPGEEDWPIESPVCYSPAWAEKKPTKQLLPSLTHEENDLLSQFLAFSPAHRISACRALAHPFLADCNSEDE; encoded by the exons ATGGATGACAGCTGTCGGGAGAGCTCAGATTATGAAATCTTGGCAGAAATCGGCCAGGGCGCCTACGGGAAAGTGTACAAAGCCCGAGAGAGGCGCGGGCAGCAGCGCTTCATAGCGGTGAAGAGACTCAACATCCCCGAGGAGCCGGAGTCTGGCATCCCTCAGTTCGTGATTCGAGAAGTGGCTCTTCTGCGCAAAATAGAGCACTTCAACCACCCCAACATAGTCAA GCTGCTGAATGTATCAACTGGATGGCAAAACCAGAAGCTTGACCTGACGCTGGTGTTTGAGTATATTGATCAGGATCTGACTGCATTTCTCAGCAGAGCATCAGAAAAAGGCCTGGCCAGagacaaaataaag GATGTGATGCGTCAGCTGCTCAGCGGACTTGACTTCCTCCACACTAACACCGTCATTCACCGGGATCTAAAGCCAGACAACGTGCTCGTGAGCTGTCGAGGGGAGGTCAAGATTGCAGACTTCGGTTTAGCCAGGATATACACATACCATATCGCCCTCACCCCATGT gttgtgACTTTGTGGTACAGGGCTCCAGAGGTCCTGCTGCAGTCCAGTTACATGTCTTCTGTGGATATGTGGAGTGCTGGGTGCATCTTTGCAGAGCTCTTTCTATTAAG GCCTTTGTTTCGTGGATTCACAGAGATCCAGCAGCTGCAAAAGATCTTCGA GATAATTGGATTGCCGGGTGAGGAGGACTGGCCCATAGAAAGCCCTGTCTGCTACAGCCCTGCCTGGGCTGAGAAAAAGCCTACAAAACAACTACTGCCCAGTCTCACCCATGAGGAGAATGACCTgctgtct caATTTTTGGCTTTCAGTCCAGCTCATCGCATCTCTGCCTGTAGAGCTTTGGCCCACCCTTTCCTGGCAGACTGCAACAGTGAAGATGAATGA
- the retsat.2 gene encoding all-trans-retinol 13,14-reductase — protein MWIAVVLISLALVAIILKRMSGTSGPNPFAIDTREPPKPIVFDRKLKNKILKQGFLASKVPQDLDAIVVGSGIGGLAIAVLLAKVGKKVLVLEQHDRAGGCCHTFTEQGFEFDVGIHYIGELLDHKPLRCVVDQLTNGQLQWEPLDNPFDKVVLGPPENRRIYPIYSGKNRYIDELKKCFPGEEKAIDEYVRLSKKVANGVWFMVLLKLLPTPLAKFLVHTGLANRLSPFFRYASRSLTDVVNELTQNKDLRAVMCYIFGTYGKMPKEASFSMHSLLLCHYLNGAWYPKGGASEIAYHMIPIIEKAGGAVLVRAPVNRILLNDAKEAIGVSVLKGQEEVHVHAPMVISDAGIFNTYEHLLPKDVQTMPAIQKQLSMVQHGDAGLSVFIGVDGTKEELGLKADNYFIFPENNLDELLEAYMKGSGEESSKKVPLIFVASPSAKDPTWPERKPGKSTVTVVSFANYAWFEEWKDDKVKNRSIDYKELKQAFINNILEAVTEIFPKIKDRIEFVDAGTPITNQHYIGAPKGEIYGADHGIPRFNVELNATIRPQTPIKNLFLTGQDVMLCGFAGALTGALTCGSVILNRNLHLDAVGLAKRVNNGNNKKKE, from the exons ATGTGGATCGCTGTCGTCCTAATTTCCTTGGCTTTAGTGGCCATTATCCTCAAACGTATGTCGGGAACTTCTGGACCGAATCCTTTTGCTATCGACACGCGCGAGCCGCCGAAGCCCATAGTGTTCGACCGAAAGCTCAAGAATAAAATCCTGAAACAAG GTTTTCTGGCCAGTAAGGTCCCTCAGGACTTGGATGCAATAGTGGTTGGCAGTGGGATTGGTGGATTGGCAATTGCTGTCCTGTTGGCTAAAGTGGGTAAGAAGGTTCTGGTGCTGGAGCAACATGACCGGGCTGGAGGATGCTGTCACACCTTCACAGAGCAAGGCTTTGAGTTTGATGTTG GGATCCACTATATTGGGGAACTACTGGATCACAAGCCATTGCGCTGTGTGGTTGACCAGTTGACCAATGGGCAGCTGCAGTGGGAGCCGCTGGATAACCCCTTTGATAAAGTGGTCCTGGGGCCACCAGAAAACCGGCGCATATACCCCATCTACAGTGGAAAAAACCGCTACATTGATGAACTGAAGAAGTGCTTCCCAGGGGAGGAAAAGGCCATTGATGAGTATGTGAGACTTTCCAAG AAAGTTGCAAATGGCGTATGGTTCATGGTTCTGCTGAAGCTCCTCCCGACTCCTCTAGCAAAGTTCCTGGTGCACACGGGCCTGGCCAATCGCCTCTCTCCCTTCTTCCGCTATGCGTCCCGCAGCCTGACGGATGTGGTGAACGAGCTGACGCAGAATAAGGACCTGAGAGCTGTGATGTGCTACATCTTTGGGACCTACG GTAAAATGCCGAAAGAAGCCAGCTTTTCCATGCACAGTTTGCTTTTGTGCCACTATCTGAATGGTGCCTGGTACCCGAAAGGCGGTGCGAGTGAGATCGCCTATCACATGATCCCCATCATTGAGAAGGCAGGAGGTGCAGTGCTTGTTAGAGCACCTGTCAACCGCATACTCCTCAACGACGCTAAAGAGGCTATTG GTGTGAGTGTTCTGAAGGGGCAGGAGGAGGTGCATGTTCACGCTCCCATGGTGATTTCAGATGCTGGGATCTTCAATACCTACGAACATCTCCTGCCCAAAGATGTGCAGACTATGCCTG CGATCCAGAAACAGTTGAGTATGGTGCAGCATGGAGATGCTGGACTCAGTGTTTTCATTGGTGTGGATGGGACAAAAGAGGAGTTGGGCCTAAAGGCAGACAATTATTTTATCTTCCCTGAGAATAATTTGGATGAGCT ATTGGAGGCTTACATGAAGGGAAGCGGGGAAGAATCTTCCAAAAAGGTCCCTTTGATTTTTGTGGCCTCACCCTCTGCAAAAGACCCAACCTGGCCAGAAAGAAAACCAG GTAAATCCACTGTGACTGTTGTTAGCTTTGCTAACTATGCGTGGTTTGAAGAGTGGAAAGATGACAAAGTGAAGAACAGAAGCATAGATTATAAGGAGCTGAAGCAGGCGTTCATCAATAACATATTAGAGGCAGTGACTGAGATCTTTCCTAAGATCAAGGACAGG ATTGAATTTGTGGATGCAGGCACCCCAATCACGAATCAGCATTACATTGGTGCTCCTAAAGGGGAGATCTACGGTGCTGATCATGGTATTCCTCGCTTCAATGTTGAACTAAACGCCACCATCAGACCACAGACGCCCATTAAAAACCTCTTCCTCACGG GTCAGGATGTAATGTTGTGTGGCTTTGCTGGAGCACTGACAGGAGCGCTGACGTGTGGTTCTGTCATTCTGAACCGTAATCTTCACCTGGATGCCGTTGGCCTCGCCAAGAGAGTCAATAATGGCAACAACAAGAAGAAAGAATAA
- the LOC113050416 gene encoding C-type lectin domain family 4 member E, with amino-acid sequence MAENIYLNYLSDTNLTSADKDERHCCEPMLRKFSVLLFLSLLVNAVLAYLCLRLDSQPIKKIHSMIIKNHSLPNYCSDLQEKWIRAQGRFYVLSTDVMDWNSSRQRCQDLGGDLVIINNEDEQDFLSKRVNGISDYHWIGLTDSQTEGMWLWVDNNPLNASLLWESPPDDWKSENPLHGEDCVILKGERWGDVSCLRKEKRICEIPCSVTQI; translated from the exons ATggctgaaaatatttatttaaactatttatcaGACACCAATCTGACATCAGCGGATAAAGATGAGA GGCACTGTTGTGAACCAATGCTGAGGAAATTCTCTGTTCTCCTCTTCCTGTCTCTGTTAGTGAATGCAGTGTTGGCATACCTGT GCTTGCGTTTAGATTCTCAACcaataaagaaaatacattccATGATTATTAAAAACCACAGTCTACCAAACTACTGCTCAG ATTTACAAGAGAAGTGGATCAGAGCACAGGGCAGATTCTATGTTTTATCCACTGATGTCATGGACTGGAACAGCAGCAGACAGCGCTGTCAGGATCTGGGTGGAGACCTGGTGATCATCAACAATGAAGATGAACAG GATTTTCTGTCTAAAAGAGTAAATGGTATCAGTGACTATCACTGGATTGGCCTGACCGACAGCCAGACGGAGGGCATGTGGCTTTGGGTGGACAACAACCCCTTAAACGCCAGCCTCTT ATGGGAGTCTCCCCCAGATGACTGGAAGAGTGAAAATCCTTTGCATGGTGAAGACTGTGTCATCTTAAAGGGCGAAAGATGGGGGGATGTCTCTTGTTTGAGGAAAGAGAAGAGGATCTGTGAGATTCCATGCTCAGTGACACAGATCTAA
- the LOC113050385 gene encoding killer cell lectin-like receptor subfamily G member 1 yields MAKRDMSDHVYDNTNWMKKDSFGIRKPVKEKQCRSLCAKVLAVLLILSLLINGVLAYLCVTKYNNVLLHCEPGTNCSNSDHDQSSPGCTYDENWRSINYCPDLPEQWYKGNGIFYVFSNHNKTWNSSRRYCQDLGGDLVIINNTEEKEFLAQRLCVAGESDLYWAGNWPDLNTKANCAVLKGNTQEHIQCSRKEKSICEIPCM; encoded by the exons ATGGCCAAACGTGACATGTCTGATCATGTTTATGACAACACCAACTGGATGAAAAAGGATTCATTTGGAA TTAGGAAACCTGTCAAAGAGAAGCAATGTAGATCTCTCTGTGCCAAGGTTCTTGCTGTTCTCCTCATCCTGTCTCTGCTGATTAATGGAGTGCTGGCATACTTGT GTGTCACTAAATACAACAATGTGCTGTTGCATTGCGAGCCAGGAACAAACTGCTCAAATTCAG ACCATGATCAAAGTAGTCCAGGCTGCACATATGATGAGAACTGGAGGTCAATAAACTACTGCCCAG ATTTGCCAGAGCAGTGGTATAAGGGCAATGGCATATTTTACGTTTTCTCCAATCACAACAAGACCTGGAACTCCAGCAGAAGGTATTGTCAGGATCTGGGTGGAGATCTGGTCATTATCAACAACACAGAGGAGAAG GAATTTCTTGCTCAGAGACTATGTGTCGCTGGTGAATCTGATCTCTACTGGGCTGGGAACTGGCCAGACCTGAATACCAAAGCCAACTGTGCTGTTCTTAAAGGAAATACACAAGAACACATTCAATGCTCAAGAAAAGAGAAGAGCATTTGTGAGATCCCATGCATGTAG